A region of Nostoc sp. 'Peltigera membranacea cyanobiont' N6 DNA encodes the following proteins:
- a CDS encoding cation:proton antiporter codes for MHLLDPINFSFPLVATATEAADSSMVVAAVLLSLVVVYLASKVGGELSNKVGLPPVLGELVGGVVVGISVFHLLVFPEGSTDSSNSLIVSFLQITAGLTPEATPAVFAAQSEVISVLAELGVIILLFEIGLESNLKDLMAVGIQATVVAIVGVVVPFTAGTVGLMTLFGISAVPAIFAGAALTATSIGITSKVLSELGRLNSKEGQIILGAAVIDDVLGIIVLAVVASLAKDGVVDVSKVIYLIISATGFILGAILLGNVFNKSFVAIADQLKTRGGLVIPAFIFAFAMAYLAAVIHLEAILGAFAAGLVLEETDKRKELQTQVCPIADMLVPIFFVTVGAKTDLGVLNPAIPDNREGLIMATFLIVVAILGKVITGLSVFGQPGINRLAIGVGMIPRGEVGLVFAGVGAASGALSKPLGAAIIMMVILTTFLAPPLLRFVFPDPKTAGAGLDQLVLDGSSGNSLVIEPPQSRVSASNDSDNLEVTPDSSDR; via the coding sequence ATGCATTTGTTAGATCCAATCAACTTCTCTTTTCCTCTGGTGGCTACCGCAACAGAAGCCGCAGACAGTTCAATGGTAGTAGCCGCAGTGCTACTAAGCTTAGTAGTCGTTTATCTCGCCAGCAAAGTTGGTGGAGAGTTATCAAACAAAGTGGGTTTACCGCCCGTCTTAGGCGAACTAGTAGGTGGTGTAGTCGTAGGAATCTCTGTTTTCCACCTCTTAGTGTTTCCAGAAGGCAGCACAGATAGTTCTAATTCTTTGATCGTGTCCTTCCTGCAAATTACTGCTGGTTTAACTCCAGAAGCCACTCCAGCCGTGTTTGCAGCGCAGTCTGAGGTCATTTCCGTTTTGGCAGAATTGGGTGTGATTATTCTGCTGTTTGAAATTGGTTTGGAGTCGAATTTAAAAGACTTAATGGCAGTTGGTATCCAAGCCACCGTCGTCGCAATAGTGGGGGTAGTAGTACCCTTTACTGCTGGGACTGTGGGACTGATGACTTTGTTTGGTATTAGTGCTGTACCCGCAATTTTTGCCGGGGCGGCTTTGACAGCTACTAGTATTGGGATTACTTCCAAGGTGCTGTCAGAGTTGGGGCGACTCAATTCTAAAGAAGGGCAGATTATTTTGGGTGCTGCCGTAATTGACGATGTTCTAGGAATCATCGTTTTGGCAGTAGTTGCGAGTTTAGCTAAAGATGGCGTGGTGGATGTCAGCAAAGTTATTTACTTGATTATCAGCGCCACTGGTTTTATTTTGGGAGCAATTCTACTAGGGAATGTTTTCAATAAGTCCTTTGTAGCGATCGCCGATCAACTCAAAACACGTGGTGGATTGGTAATACCAGCATTCATCTTCGCCTTTGCGATGGCATACCTTGCCGCCGTCATCCACTTAGAAGCAATTTTGGGAGCTTTTGCGGCGGGTTTAGTCCTAGAAGAGACAGATAAGCGTAAAGAACTGCAAACGCAAGTCTGCCCCATTGCCGATATGTTAGTGCCAATTTTCTTTGTAACTGTTGGGGCAAAAACTGATTTGGGAGTCTTAAACCCAGCAATTCCCGACAATCGAGAAGGTTTAATTATGGCAACTTTCCTGATCGTAGTAGCCATTCTCGGTAAAGTAATCACAGGCTTAAGCGTGTTTGGTCAGCCAGGAATCAACCGTTTAGCGATCGGTGTGGGGATGATTCCTAGAGGGGAAGTTGGCTTAGTGTTTGCTGGTGTCGGCGCAGCCAGTGGCGCTCTCTCGAAACCATTAGGGGCGGCAATCATCATGATGGTTATCTTGACAACCTTTTTAGCTCCTCCTTTGTTACGATTTGTGTTTCCAGACCCAAAAACTGCGGGTGCAGGCTTAGACCAACTGGTTTTAGACGGTTCCTCTGGAAACTCGTTGGTAATTGAACCACCTCAGTCAAGGGTGTCAGCATCAAATGATAGTGACAATTTGGAAGTAACTCCAGATTCTAGCGATCGCTAA
- a CDS encoding SIMPL domain-containing protein, whose amino-acid sequence MTRAALPGSQFPSGNLWKILPLAMLLCTTFVLPALAQEKDKLWRTLSVSGRGVETIPTTLAQVSLGVEIQGKTAQEVQQEAARRSSAVVAFLKSQNVEKLQTTGIRLNPVYSYTDNVQRITGYSANNTVSFRIPTEKAGTLLDDAVKAGATQINGISFVANDEAIAAAQKQALKEATQDARQQADAVFSALGFKSKEIVSIQVNNATAPPPPPMFLRAEAAKVADASTPVVGSEQEVEASVTLQISY is encoded by the coding sequence ATGACTAGAGCCGCTTTACCAGGTTCTCAGTTTCCGTCTGGAAACCTGTGGAAAATACTGCCTTTAGCAATGCTTTTATGTACAACTTTTGTACTACCTGCATTGGCGCAAGAAAAGGATAAATTGTGGCGAACCCTTAGTGTCAGTGGTCGCGGAGTGGAAACAATTCCTACAACCTTGGCGCAAGTCAGTTTAGGAGTAGAAATTCAGGGGAAAACAGCACAGGAGGTACAGCAAGAAGCCGCCCGCAGGTCATCAGCTGTGGTTGCGTTCCTCAAGAGCCAAAATGTCGAAAAATTACAAACTACTGGTATCCGACTGAATCCAGTTTACAGCTACACTGATAATGTCCAGAGGATTACAGGCTATAGTGCCAACAACACCGTAAGTTTTCGCATTCCCACCGAAAAAGCTGGGACATTATTGGATGATGCAGTGAAAGCAGGTGCAACACAAATTAATGGTATTAGTTTTGTTGCCAATGACGAAGCGATCGCAGCTGCTCAAAAACAAGCATTAAAGGAAGCCACCCAAGATGCCCGACAGCAAGCTGATGCTGTTTTCAGTGCCTTGGGTTTCAAATCCAAAGAGATAGTCAGCATTCAAGTTAATAATGCCACTGCACCTCCACCACCACCAATGTTTTTACGGGCTGAAGCTGCTAAAGTAGCTGATGCTTCAACCCCTGTCGTTGGTAGCGAACAGGAAGTAGAAGCATCGGTGACTTTGCAAATTAGTTATTAG
- a CDS encoding single-stranded DNA-binding protein: MSINIVTLVGRVGGDPDIKYFESGSVKCRLTLAVKRRSRNSDEPDWFTLELWDKTAEVAGNYVRKGSLIGIKGSLKFDTWSDRQTGANRSTPIIRVDQLELLGSKRDGEGGGGDMSSEHF, encoded by the coding sequence ATGAGTATCAATATTGTCACCCTTGTTGGTCGTGTAGGCGGCGACCCAGATATAAAATATTTTGAGTCTGGTAGTGTTAAGTGTAGATTGACACTAGCTGTAAAAAGGCGATCGCGCAACAGCGACGAACCTGACTGGTTCACCCTGGAATTATGGGATAAAACCGCCGAAGTAGCAGGTAATTATGTGCGTAAAGGCAGCTTAATTGGCATCAAAGGTTCCTTAAAGTTTGACACATGGAGCGATCGCCAAACAGGAGCAAACCGTTCTACACCAATTATTAGAGTAGACCAACTGGAATTATTAGGCTCTAAGCGTGATGGAGAGGGCGGTGGAGGAGATATGTCTTCGGAACATTTTTAA
- a CDS encoding rod shape-determining protein, with protein sequence MGIDLGTANTLVYVSGKGIVLQEPSVVAIDVNEKVALAVGEEAKKMLGRTPGNVIALRPLRDGVIADFDIAELMLKSFIQRVNEGKSLILPRIVIGIPSGVTGVERRAVMDAAHQAGARKVYLIDEPVAAAIGAGLPVAEPTGNMIIDIGGGTTEVAVLSLQGTVISESVRIAGDELTDSIIQYIKKVHNLVIGERTAEDIKIRLGSAYPTHDDNDAMMEIRGLHLLSGLPRTVTIKGPEIRESMLEPLSVIIEAVKRTLERTPPELAADIIDRGIMLAGGGALLKGIDTLISHETGIVTHIAADPLCCVVLGTGRVLENFKQLERVVTESSRNM encoded by the coding sequence ATGGGTATCGACCTCGGTACTGCTAACACCCTGGTTTATGTATCTGGTAAAGGGATTGTACTGCAAGAGCCTTCTGTAGTTGCTATCGATGTCAACGAAAAGGTAGCCCTAGCAGTAGGAGAAGAAGCCAAAAAAATGCTCGGCCGCACACCCGGAAATGTGATTGCCCTCCGCCCCTTGCGTGATGGTGTAATCGCTGATTTCGATATAGCCGAGTTGATGCTGAAAAGCTTTATTCAGCGTGTAAATGAAGGTAAATCTCTGATTCTACCCCGAATTGTCATTGGCATTCCCAGTGGTGTCACAGGTGTAGAAAGGCGGGCTGTGATGGATGCGGCTCACCAAGCAGGAGCAAGAAAAGTTTATTTAATCGATGAACCTGTAGCTGCCGCCATTGGTGCAGGACTACCGGTTGCCGAACCTACTGGCAACATGATTATTGATATTGGTGGCGGTACAACAGAAGTCGCGGTGCTGAGTCTTCAGGGTACAGTCATCAGCGAATCAGTACGCATTGCTGGGGATGAACTGACTGATTCAATCATTCAGTATATTAAGAAAGTTCACAACTTAGTCATTGGCGAACGGACTGCCGAAGACATCAAGATTCGCCTTGGTTCTGCCTATCCTACTCATGATGATAATGATGCCATGATGGAAATCCGAGGCTTACACCTGCTTTCTGGTCTACCGCGAACTGTAACCATCAAAGGCCCAGAAATCCGTGAAAGTATGTTGGAACCGCTATCAGTAATTATAGAAGCTGTGAAGCGGACACTGGAACGTACACCTCCAGAACTAGCAGCAGACATTATTGACAGAGGTATCATGTTAGCTGGTGGTGGTGCTTTGCTTAAAGGCATAGACACCTTAATTAGTCATGAAACCGGAATAGTAACCCACATTGCCGCCGACCCTCTGTGTTGTGTTGTGCTGGGAACAGGTCGGGTGTTAGAAAACTTCAAACAGCTAGAACGGGTTGTTACCGAAAGCTCTCGCAATATGTAG
- the mreC gene encoding rod shape-determining protein MreC: MVTIRRWWDRKGLQIGLLALVVGSAFVLRQTQGELVLETYQAITRPLEMLQSGPTPEERIRDARILELQTRIVDLESQKTKLQDLLGYVEKEPLASRPIPARVVGRSADQWWQQVTLNRGTNSGIQEGFVVKADGGLVGLVESVTPNTSRVLLISDLKSQVGVSVSRTAAKGVLRGDSSAEAVLEFYEKVPNVKIGDLVSTSTYSQKFPSGLAVGRIKSLDLKKLPASVAKIELFPPIRSLDWVAVYPKPENQELENQKSVNQVPQKSK, translated from the coding sequence ATGGTTACAATACGGCGTTGGTGGGATCGTAAAGGCTTACAAATCGGGTTGTTAGCTCTAGTTGTTGGTAGTGCTTTCGTATTGCGACAGACTCAAGGTGAATTGGTGCTTGAGACATACCAGGCAATTACCCGTCCATTAGAGATGTTGCAGTCAGGGCCAACTCCAGAAGAACGGATTAGAGATGCCCGGATATTGGAATTGCAAACCCGTATAGTAGATTTGGAAAGTCAAAAGACAAAGCTACAAGATTTATTAGGCTATGTGGAAAAAGAGCCACTAGCATCACGGCCAATTCCAGCCAGGGTGGTAGGACGTAGTGCTGACCAGTGGTGGCAACAAGTTACTCTAAATCGCGGTACGAATTCAGGGATTCAGGAAGGCTTTGTAGTCAAGGCTGATGGTGGATTAGTAGGTTTGGTGGAGAGTGTAACTCCTAATACTAGCCGCGTGTTGTTAATCAGTGACCTCAAAAGTCAAGTGGGTGTATCAGTTAGCCGCACGGCAGCTAAAGGCGTTTTACGAGGAGATTCTTCTGCAGAAGCGGTGCTGGAGTTTTATGAAAAAGTTCCAAATGTCAAGATAGGAGATTTAGTTTCCACATCTACTTATAGTCAGAAATTTCCATCTGGCTTGGCAGTAGGACGAATTAAGTCACTGGATTTAAAGAAACTTCCGGCATCAGTAGCAAAAATTGAGCTTTTTCCGCCAATCCGCTCTCTTGATTGGGTAGCAGTTTATCCGAAGCCAGAAAACCAAGAGTTGGAAAACCAAAAGTCAGTCAATCAAGTGCCGCAAAAGTCTAAGTAA
- the mreD gene encoding rod shape-determining protein MreD, with product MKIPAFGISRQKKPKSSERKSKFRIQPLSRWHPGARKLLGYIVTASSVLLCLLLLPTRLPGMELLGIGPNWLLIWVVAWSVKRTVFAGALAGIVLGLLQDSMTAPNPTHAISLGIVGVLTGLLQKQRFIEEDFISIAVIVFVMAVLAETIFGLQLTLTGDRKVTDIWTYYQRVALASAILSSLWAPVVYYPLNSWWQRIKLLEQ from the coding sequence ATGAAGATTCCTGCATTTGGTATTAGCAGGCAGAAAAAGCCAAAATCGTCAGAGCGAAAATCGAAATTCCGAATCCAGCCACTTTCTCGTTGGCATCCCGGTGCTCGTAAGTTGTTGGGTTACATAGTCACGGCTAGTTCTGTACTGTTATGTTTACTATTATTGCCAACTCGCCTGCCAGGTATGGAATTGTTGGGAATTGGCCCTAACTGGCTGTTAATTTGGGTGGTAGCTTGGAGTGTGAAGCGCACGGTGTTTGCCGGAGCCTTAGCAGGTATAGTTCTGGGACTACTTCAAGATTCAATGACAGCACCTAACCCTACTCATGCCATTAGTTTAGGGATAGTGGGAGTTTTAACTGGTCTGCTCCAGAAACAGCGTTTTATTGAAGAAGATTTTATTTCGATTGCTGTAATTGTCTTTGTAATGGCAGTTTTGGCAGAAACGATCTTTGGATTGCAATTAACTTTGACAGGCGATCGCAAAGTAACAGATATTTGGACATATTACCAGCGTGTCGCCCTAGCCTCTGCCATTCTTAGTAGTCTGTGGGCACCTGTGGTCTATTATCCCTTGAATAGTTGGTGGCAACGGATAAAATTGTTAGAGCAATAG
- the msrB gene encoding peptide-methionine (R)-S-oxide reductase MsrB, whose translation MDKRYFFQASAVIVGTALLSRYINWESKAMTTSKSGFEITKPEQEWSTILTPEQFNVLRKHGTERPHTSPLDKEYDNGTYYCAACELPLFTSDTKFNSGTGWPSFFKPIEGAIATTVDKSLFMSRTEVHCSRCGGHLGHVFDDGPAPTGKRYCMNGVSLKFTPA comes from the coding sequence ATGGACAAACGCTATTTTTTTCAGGCTAGTGCAGTAATAGTCGGCACAGCATTGTTATCAAGGTATATCAATTGGGAGTCAAAAGCGATGACAACTTCTAAGAGTGGATTTGAAATTACCAAACCAGAACAAGAGTGGAGTACAATTTTAACGCCAGAACAGTTTAATGTATTGCGTAAACACGGGACTGAACGCCCTCACACCAGCCCATTGGATAAGGAATACGACAATGGTACTTACTATTGTGCTGCGTGCGAACTGCCACTATTTACCTCTGATACCAAATTTAACAGTGGTACTGGCTGGCCCAGCTTTTTTAAACCGATTGAAGGTGCGATCGCTACTACTGTAGATAAGTCGTTGTTTATGAGCAGAACTGAAGTGCATTGTAGTCGCTGTGGTGGTCATCTGGGTCATGTTTTTGATGACGGCCCTGCACCCACTGGCAAACGCTACTGTATGAACGGTGTTTCGCTGAAATTTACTCCTGCCTAA
- the ssuD gene encoding FMNH2-dependent alkanesulfonate monooxygenase, whose translation MQLLWFIPTHGDGRYLATATGGRAVSFPYLRQIAQAVDDLGYTGALLPTGRSCEDAWIVASTLVSLTRQMRFLVAIRPGLVSPGVAARMAATFDRLSGGRLLINVVTGGDPVELAGDGLHLDHDRRYELTDEFLTVWRAIASGEQANLQGDYFNIQDGKLLFPPVQKPYPPLWFGGSSPVAQKIAAKHVDVYLTWGEPPAQVAEKIAAVRRLAEIEGRTLRFGIRLHVIVRETESAAWDAANDLIKYVDDEAIAKAQKAYARMDSVGQQRMTQLHHGDREALEISPNLWAGVGLVRGGAGTALVGDPQTVAARILEYADLGIESFILSGYPHLEEAYRVAELLFPHLPLENLPTVEKQHVLSPFGEIVANEDFPKQHKQKATSIS comes from the coding sequence ATGCAGCTACTATGGTTCATCCCAACCCACGGCGACGGACGCTACCTTGCAACTGCTACAGGTGGTAGGGCGGTAAGCTTTCCTTATCTGCGGCAGATTGCCCAAGCGGTGGATGACCTTGGTTATACAGGGGCATTACTGCCCACAGGACGTTCTTGCGAAGATGCTTGGATTGTAGCGTCAACGCTGGTATCGCTGACGCGACAGATGCGTTTTTTGGTAGCGATTCGTCCCGGCTTGGTATCCCCTGGAGTGGCAGCACGGATGGCGGCAACTTTCGATCGCCTCTCTGGAGGACGCTTGCTGATTAATGTCGTCACAGGAGGCGATCCGGTAGAATTGGCGGGAGATGGCTTGCATTTGGATCACGATCGGCGCTATGAATTAACAGATGAATTTTTGACAGTATGGCGAGCGATCGCTAGTGGAGAACAAGCCAATCTTCAGGGCGATTATTTTAATATTCAAGATGGTAAACTGCTGTTTCCACCTGTGCAAAAGCCATATCCGCCCTTGTGGTTTGGTGGTTCCTCTCCCGTTGCTCAAAAAATTGCTGCCAAGCACGTAGATGTTTATCTGACTTGGGGTGAACCACCGGCGCAAGTAGCCGAGAAGATTGCAGCAGTTCGCAGACTTGCAGAAATAGAAGGCCGGACTTTGCGCTTTGGGATTCGTTTGCATGTGATTGTGCGCGAAACCGAGAGTGCAGCTTGGGATGCAGCCAATGATTTGATTAAATATGTAGATGACGAGGCGATCGCAAAAGCTCAAAAAGCTTATGCGCGGATGGATTCAGTTGGACAACAACGGATGACTCAATTACACCACGGCGATCGCGAGGCATTAGAGATTAGCCCGAACCTATGGGCGGGAGTCGGTTTGGTGCGGGGTGGTGCGGGAACAGCCTTGGTAGGCGATCCTCAAACCGTAGCGGCCAGGATATTGGAATATGCAGATTTAGGTATTGAGTCCTTTATCCTCTCCGGCTATCCTCACTTAGAAGAAGCTTATCGAGTTGCAGAACTTCTATTTCCCCATTTGCCCTTAGAGAATCTACCCACAGTGGAAAAACAACATGTTTTAAGTCCATTTGGCGAGATTGTGGCAAATGAAGATTTCCCTAAGCAACATAAACAGAAAGCCACATCCATATCCTAG
- the ssuE gene encoding NADPH-dependent FMN reductase produces MTNILAIAGSPTHPSRTYGVIEYTAKLLQQEGLHVDIISVRDLPAEDLVFGRYDSPALEQPKALLAKADGVIIATPIYKAAYTGVLKTFLDLLPQKSFTGKPILPIALGGTIAHLLAIEYALKPVLSELGARHILATVYAVDKQIQRQADNSVVLDEEIDQRLKDVLNEFVKAVAYDAAAPQELIHAN; encoded by the coding sequence ATGACAAATATTTTAGCGATCGCAGGTAGCCCAACCCATCCATCTAGAACTTATGGTGTTATTGAATACACCGCCAAGCTTTTACAACAAGAAGGCTTGCATGTAGACATTATTTCAGTTCGGGATTTACCTGCTGAAGATTTAGTTTTTGGACGATACGACAGCCCTGCTTTGGAACAGCCAAAAGCTTTATTAGCAAAGGCAGATGGTGTGATTATTGCCACCCCAATCTACAAAGCTGCTTACACAGGAGTCCTGAAAACATTTCTAGATTTGCTCCCACAAAAATCATTCACAGGTAAACCTATATTACCAATCGCCCTTGGTGGGACGATCGCTCATTTATTGGCAATTGAATATGCTCTGAAACCTGTATTATCAGAATTAGGAGCGCGGCATATCCTAGCTACTGTTTATGCGGTAGACAAACAAATTCAACGACAAGCTGATAATAGCGTCGTGTTAGATGAGGAAATTGACCAAAGACTCAAAGATGTCCTCAATGAATTTGTTAAAGCTGTAGCTTATGATGCCGCCGCGCCTCAAGAATTGATTCATGCCAATTAA
- a CDS encoding IS630 family transposase (programmed frameshift) has product MINQHLQTATLPGGVATAIAELQDFIAACRDAREARKALAVKLVYQDYLYEEIQAILDVSLGSITGWKQAYEEDGINGLCLNYKGRKSYLSTQQQEEVLSWLQTKNCWELGELEYKLAFEYDVIYESKQSYYDLFDAAGISWKKTTKLNPKADENAVAGKKKEIATLLANHREEIETGLLRVLLLDECHLLWGDLSGYVWGKTDQEIAVPVVNERDKQTYYGAVDYLERELLLKAYDSGNSKNTIDYLQYLLAHSPNQRLLILWDGASYHRSNEVRGFLDEVNLGLPAEQWKIHCVRFAPNCPEQNPIEDIWLQAKTWVRRFCALIPKFSHLKWMFEWFIRHTTFDFPTLQMYGVFSKIK; this is encoded by the exons ATGATAAATCAGCATCTACAAACGGCAACACTACCTGGAGGAGTGGCAACTGCGATCGCTGAGTTACAAGATTTTATAGCAGCTTGTCGTGATGCCCGTGAGGCAAGAAAAGCTTTGGCAGTCAAATTGGTTTACCAAGATTACTTGTACGAAGAAATCCAAGCTATTTTAGATGTGTCTCTAGGCTCGATAACAGGCTGGAAACAAGCCTATGAGGAAGATGGAATTAATGGACTGTGCTTGAACTACAAAGGGAGAAAGAGCTACCTGAGTACTCAACAGCAAGAAGAAGTATTGAGTTGGCTGCAAACTAAAAACTGCTGGGAGCTAGGTGAACTAGAGTACAAATTAGCTTTTGAGTACGACGTAATTTATGAATCAAAGCAAAGTTACTACGACCTGTTTGATGCAGCAGGAATTAGCTGGAAGAAAACCACAAAATTAAATCCCAAAGCCGACGAGAATGCTGTCGCAG GCAAAAAAAAAGAGATTGCAACACTGCTGGCAAACCACCGAGAGGAAATTGAAACAGGCTTATTGAGAGTGTTGCTGCTTGATGAATGCCATTTGCTATGGGGAGATTTAAGTGGATATGTTTGGGGGAAAACTGACCAAGAAATAGCAGTTCCAGTTGTGAACGAACGAGATAAACAGACATACTATGGAGCAGTTGACTATCTCGAACGAGAATTGCTACTAAAAGCCTACGATAGCGGAAATTCTAAAAATACTATTGATTACCTACAGTATTTGCTAGCTCACTCCCCCAACCAGCGATTGCTAATTTTGTGGGATGGCGCTAGTTATCACCGTTCCAACGAAGTTCGAGGCTTCTTAGATGAGGTAAATCTTGGTCTACCAGCCGAGCAATGGAAAATACACTGCGTTCGCTTTGCTCCTAATTGTCCAGAACAAAACCCTATCGAGGATATTTGGTTGCAAGCTAAAACATGGGTTCGACGTTTCTGTGCCTTGATCCCAAAATTCTCGCATTTGAAGTGGATGTTTGAGTGGTTTATTCGACACACTACCTTTGATTTCCCCACTCTTCAGATGTACGGAGTTTTTTCAAAAATCAAATAG
- a CDS encoding FAD-binding oxidoreductase, translating into MKAMSNDRPQGVSASDFASIIGKENAVCLWENIEIGQQKRIQQAITSGKSPTYIVYPRTQQQLAAVIAKAHSHNWRILPCGNGSKLNWGGLAKDIDVVVSTERINQLIEHAVGDLTVTVEAGMKFSDLQALLAKSRQFLALDPTAPESATIGGIVATGDTGSLRQRYGSVRDQLLGITFVRADGEIAKAGGRVVKNVAGYDLMKLLTGSYGTLGFISQLTFRLYPLSEASGTVVLTGSAEAVSQAADILRGSALTPVQADLLSTKLVSSLGLGEGLGLIARFQSISESVKEQSNRVLEVGQKLGLDGAIFADGDEASLWQRLQERIHSSATESVITCKIGVLPTAAVEILTQVELGLIHISSGLGLLQLESTNQVLKLRDFTQANRGFLTILSAPMAVKEQIDVWGYTGNALPLMRRIKEQFDSKNILSPGRFMGGI; encoded by the coding sequence ATGAAAGCGATGTCTAACGACAGGCCGCAAGGCGTGTCCGCTTCTGATTTTGCATCTATTATCGGTAAAGAAAATGCTGTTTGCCTTTGGGAAAATATCGAAATAGGTCAGCAAAAGCGTATCCAACAGGCTATAACTTCTGGAAAATCTCCCACTTATATCGTCTATCCCCGCACCCAACAACAACTAGCCGCAGTCATCGCCAAAGCTCACAGTCACAACTGGCGCATCCTCCCCTGTGGTAATGGCAGTAAACTTAACTGGGGTGGTTTAGCTAAGGATATTGATGTCGTAGTTAGTACAGAACGCATCAACCAACTGATTGAACACGCTGTTGGCGATTTGACTGTCACAGTCGAAGCTGGAATGAAGTTCTCGGATCTCCAAGCACTTTTAGCAAAATCGCGGCAATTTCTCGCTCTTGACCCCACAGCACCGGAATCAGCAACCATTGGCGGTATTGTCGCCACGGGTGATACAGGTTCTCTGCGGCAACGTTATGGTAGTGTGCGCGACCAGTTACTAGGTATCACCTTTGTCCGTGCTGATGGAGAAATCGCTAAAGCTGGGGGAAGAGTAGTTAAAAATGTTGCCGGATATGACTTAATGAAGTTGCTTACTGGGTCTTATGGCACATTAGGCTTTATTAGTCAACTAACTTTTCGCCTGTATCCGCTATCAGAGGCATCGGGGACGGTGGTATTAACTGGTAGTGCCGAGGCTGTATCCCAAGCGGCTGATATCCTTCGAGGTTCGGCATTAACACCAGTTCAGGCTGATTTGCTATCAACTAAATTGGTGTCTAGCCTAGGTTTAGGTGAAGGGCTAGGATTAATTGCCCGCTTTCAAAGTATTAGTGAGAGTGTTAAAGAACAGTCAAACCGAGTTTTAGAAGTTGGGCAAAAGTTAGGTTTAGATGGGGCAATTTTTGCCGATGGTGATGAGGCTAGTCTATGGCAGAGATTGCAAGAACGAATACATAGTAGTGCTACAGAATCTGTAATTACCTGCAAAATAGGAGTGTTACCTACTGCTGCGGTGGAAATTTTGACTCAGGTGGAGTTGGGTTTAATTCATATAAGTAGTGGTTTAGGTTTGTTACAATTAGAGAGTACTAATCAGGTTTTGAAGCTGCGCGATTTTACTCAAGCTAATAGAGGTTTTTTAACAATTTTGTCAGCACCAATGGCTGTTAAAGAACAAATAGATGTTTGGGGTTATACGGGAAATGCTTTGCCGTTGATGCGCCGTATTAAAGAACAGTTTGATAGTAAGAATATTTTAAGTCCTGGTCGGTTTATGGGTGGGATTTAA